The Callithrix jacchus isolate 240 chromosome X, calJac240_pri, whole genome shotgun sequence genome contains a region encoding:
- the LOC128930635 gene encoding histone H2B type W-T-like → MLRTQASPLHNRHCLSPATTAIASSCHLMAAASAMARTSSGEQVITQEPKEANSTTAQKKSKQRKRGRRGPRRCHANCHGDSFATYFRLVLKQVHQGLSLSREAVSVMDSMVHDILDRIGSEAGRLAHSVKHVTITAWEIQIAVCLLMPGDMGRLAESEGTKAVLRTSVYALQQQKK, encoded by the exons ATGCTGCGTACCCAAGCGTCCCCGCTTCACAATCGCCATTGTCTGTCCCCGGCGACAACCGCCATTGCCTCTTCTTGCCATCTAATGGCCGCTGCCTCCGCCATGGCTAGAACTTCCTCTGGGGAACAAGTGATCACCCAGGAGCCCAAAGAGGCCAACTCCACAACAGCCCAGAAGAAGAGCAAGCAGAGGAAGCGAGGGCGCCGAGGGCCCCGCAGGTGCCACGCCAACTGCCATGGGGACAGCTTCGCCACCTATTTCCGCCTGGTGCTGAAGCAGGTTCACCAGGGCCTCAGCCTTTCCCGGGAGGCCGTGAGTGTCATGGATTCTATGGTTCACGACATACTTGACCGCATCGGCTCCGAGGCTGGTCGCCTGGCCCACTCCGTCAAGCACGTGACCATCACCGCCTGGGAGATCCAGATCGCCGTGTGCCTGCTGATGCCGGGGGACATGGGCAGGCTGGCCGAGTCCGAGGGCACGAAGGCTGTTCTCAG AACTTCAGTATATGCCCTACAGCAACAGAAAAAGTGA
- the LOC144581098 gene encoding thymosin beta-15A-like has translation MSDKPDLSEVEKFDRSKLKKTNTEEKNTLPSKETIQQEKDCVRTS, from the exons ATGAGTGATAAACCAGACTTGTCGGAAGTGGAGAAGTTTGACAGGTCCAAACTGAAGAAAActaatactgaagaaaaaaatactcttcCCTCAAAGGAAA CTATCCAGCAGGAGAAAGACTGTGTCCGAACATCATAA